From a single Thalassophryne amazonica chromosome 7, fThaAma1.1, whole genome shotgun sequence genomic region:
- the mgat1a gene encoding alpha-1,3-mannosyl-glycoprotein 2-beta-N-acetylglucosaminyltransferase a, with product MSFMAMLRKKSSVILCGVFLFITWNAILVLLLWGRPPSGQPGEPGRQQSLVIKVPPNDVLAEVLHMVETFEKELENQKKILQQIKTHRTFRMSSNRSKLQVVAPQPVIPVLVIACNRATVKRCLDSLLKHRPSPELHPIIVSQDCGHAETAEVIHSYGNQITHLKQPDLSDIAVPPQHKKFQGYYKISRHYRWALNQMFRTLSYSSVVIVEDDLEVAPDFFEYFGALLPLLKSDSSLWCVSAWNDNGREGYVDPGKANLLYRTDFFPGLGWMLLKELWDELEPKWPASFWDDWLRQPEQRRNRACIRPEISRTITFGRQGVSLGQFYEKYLRFIKLNSEFVPFTKLDLSYLKEEMYRESFEKEVYSAPVVTFEDVKQGQLKGPGPFCLQYSSKDSFKVFARNLGIMDDLKSGVPRTGYRGIVSVFSRGRRIFLAPPPGWTQYDPSWS from the exons ATGAGTTTCATGGCCATGCTCCGCAAGAAAAGTTCTGTCATTCTCTGTGGTGTGTTCCTGTTTATCACATGGAATGCCATACTGGTGCTTCTGCTGTGGGGCAGACCACCCTCTGGGCAGCCGGGTGAACCTGGGCGACAACAGAGTCTGGTGATCAAAGTGCCTCCCAATGATGTCTTGGCCGAGGTGCTCCATATGGTGGAGACATTTGAGAAAGAGCTGGAGAATCAGAAAAAAATCCTGCAACAGATAAAAACTCATCGAACGTTCAGGATGTCATCAAACAGAAGCAAACTTCAGGTCGTCGCCCCTCAGCCGGTCATTCCTGTCCTGGTTATTGCCTGTAACAGGGCCACCGTAAAGCGCTGTTTAGACAGTCTCTTGAAGCACCGTCCTTCACCTGAGCTTCACCCGATCATAGTCAGCCAGGACTGTGGGCATGCTGAGACAGCGGAGGTTATTCATTCCTATGGGAACCAGATAACTCATCTGAAACAGCCTGACCTGTCTGATATAGCCGTGCCACCTCAGCACAAGAAGTTTCAAGGTTATTACAAAATCTCCAGGCATTACCGCTGGGCTCTCAACCAAATGTTCAGGACCCTGTCCTATTCTTCTGTGGTGATTGTAGAGGATGACCTGGAG GTGGCGCCAGACTTCTTTGAGTACTTTGGAGCCTTACTGCCACTATTGAAATCTGACTCCAGTTTGTGGTGTGTATCAGCTTGGAATGACAATGGAAGAGAAGGATATGTGGATCCAGGGAAAGCTAATCTGCTCTACCGGACAGACTTCTTTCCTGGCCTGGGGTGGATGCTCCTCAAGGAGCTCTGGGATGAGCTAGAGCCAAAGTGGCCTGCTTCATTCTGGGATGACTGGCTGCGCCAGCCAGAACAACGCCGCAACCGTGCCTGTATCCGCCCAGAAATTTCACGAACTATAACCTTTGGGCGGCAAGGTGTGAGTCTGGGTCAGTTCTATGAGAAATATTTGCGTTTCATTAAGCTGAATTCTGAatttgtgccttttacaaagtTAGACCTGAGTTACTTGAAGGAGGAGATGTATAGAGAGAGCTTTGAGAAGGAAGTTTATAGTGCGCCTGTGGTCACATTTGAAGATGTTAAGCAGGGGCAGCTAAAGGGACCTGGGCCCTTTTGTCTTCAGTACTCTAGTAAGGACAGTTTCAAAGTGTTTGCCAGAAACTTAGGAATTATGGATGACTTGAAGTCCGGAGTCCCAAGGACAGGGTATAGAGGAATTGTCAGTGTGTTCTCAAGAGGGCGGAGAATCTTCTTGGCCCCTCCTCCAGGCTGGACCCAGTACGATCCTTCTTGGAGCTGA